The proteins below are encoded in one region of Meriones unguiculatus strain TT.TT164.6M chromosome 18, Bangor_MerUng_6.1, whole genome shotgun sequence:
- the Ckap2l gene encoding cytoskeleton-associated protein 2-like, translating to MVGPGPAASAAAEERWQKLQAYLAAKGKLKDPNTKPYLKAKNICPKPPPSKYTPGPKKDVSGHAALPIKTTRPANIKLQTKPANITGSQKPELEPPRPPGKGFKSRCFSSNSDYKQPSQIRQPHKAVSSTTELSRRPRRSPSTEELKTRRLQESLQGNAKCTDPVANTHVEKQSLDGFLDKMNKENLPQTLLEPKKPDLDSRTIKKTNTGSFNQTQRSLAPKQTLNKSSVNRAVLKDRANKQFVRNAQTRAQPVKSQQLCTAADSAQPREKPSRTAPSHFIPAHNRTQTSKKPVVKDTQDVKADRVRCGKPNETKVQSCPAGEQKVKHAKPCSHPSMVQGGPNNRHLNMTQDQKPVKPCLGPRTPCVLQKSRTTSQRPNLTAGNFNSVIPSTPSIRTNKTYNNKCNSIFQQKAQTLDSRFKKVLPQSHFLSKTALKPQVEREQASRKGAPSASQTHPHVKQTKAEDRRKQLLEWQKSKGKTYKRPPMKLKKKRKIIEEMNISFWKSIEREEEEEKKAQLELSSKIDSTLTECLRLIEEGVLPNEIFTILSSIPEAEKFAKFWVCKAKLLAGEGPFDAIGLCEEAVKSGAAPIQELWEVLNILQDPNRNTEAVTSDSLAAEPNATAVEELAKEEESGQPSPGLTEREQVAAPQKPTTEWDNTGIKLQIAPVPRICGLPEAQDLKLITPVRRSARIERAAARYPEMLQDHDVVVASLDALLEAEKGDCFVFRENEALPVTLGFEILES from the exons ACTCCTGGACCCAAAAAAGATGTTTCCGGTCATGCTGCTTTGCCTATCAAAACTACAAGGCCCGCCAACATTAAACTGCAGACTAAACCAGCCAATATCACAGGGTCCCAGAAGCCAGAGTTGGAGCCACCAAGACCTCCAGGCAAGGGGTTCAAGTCAAGGTGTTTTTCTTCTAACTCAGACTATAAACAGCCCAGCCAGATTCGGCAGCCTCACAAAGCTGTGTCATCCACTACAGAACTGTCAAGAAGGCCTCGGCGGTCCCCTTCTACAGAGGAACTGAAAACCAGAAGGCTACAGGAATCACTTCAAGGAAATGCTAAATGTACAGATCCCGTGGCTAATACCCATGTTGAAAAGCAATCTTTGGATGGCTTTTTAGACAAGATGAACAAAGAGAATTTGCCCCAAACCTTGTTAGAACCGAAGAAGCCAGATCTTGACTCACGCACCATAAAAAAGACAAACACTGGCTCTTTTAATCAGACTCAGAGAAGTCTGGCTCCTAAACAGACCTTGAACAAAAGTTCAGTTAATCGTGCTGTTTTGAAAGACAGAGCTAACAAGCAGTTTGTTAGAAATGCACAGACCAGAGCTCAGCCAGTAAAGTCACAGCAACTCTGTACAGCTGCAGATTCTGCACAGCCAAGAGAAAAACCGTCTCGGACAGCTCCCTCTCACTTCATTCCAGCCCATAATAGGACTCAGACATCAAAGAAGCCAGTGGTCAAGGACACACAGGATGTAAAGGCTGACAGGGTTAGATGTGGAAAACCAAATGAAACTAAGGTACAGTCATGCCCTGCTGGTGAACAGAAAGTAAAACATGCCAAGCCTTGTTCCCATCCCAGCATGGTTCAGGGAGGACCTAACAACAGGCATTTAAACATGACACAGGATCAGAAGCCAGTGAAGCCTTGTCTTGGACCCCGGACACCATGTGTTCTGCAAAAATCAAGAACTACAAGCCAGAGGCCTAATTTGACAGCTGGCAACTTTAACTCAGTTATTCCAAGCACGCCTAGCATAAGAACAAATAAAACCTATAACAATAAATGCAATAGCATCTTTCAACAGAAAGCACAGACTTTGGACTCCAGGTTCAAAAAGGTTCTTCCCCAGAGCCATTTTCTGAGCAAGACTGCTCTCAAACCTCAAGTAGAAAGGGAGCAAGCAAGTAGGAAGGGAGCCCCGAGTGCAAGCCAGACTCATCCACATGTTAAACAGACCAAAGCAGAGGATCGAAG GAAACAGCTGTTAGAGTGGCAGAAATCTAAAGGGAAAACCTATAAACGACctcccatgaaactgaaaaaaaagagaaaaatcatagaGGAAATGAACATTTCGTTCTGGAAGAGCattgaaagagaagaagaagaagaaaagaaagcccaGCTGGAGCTGTCCAGTAAAATTGACAGCACTCTGACAGAATGCCTGCGGCTCATTGAGGAG GGTGTACTTCCTAATGAAATATTTACCATACTGTCGAGCATTCCTGAGGCTGAAAAGTTTGCCAAGTTCTGGGTGTGTAAAGCGAAGCTGCTGGCAGGTGAAGGCCCATTTGATGCCATCGGACTGTGTGAAGAGGCCGTGAAAAGTGGGGCAGCA CCAATACAAGAACTGTGGGAAGTGCTGAACATTTTGCAAGATccaaacagaaacacagaag CAGTCACCTCTGACTCCTTAGCTGCTGAACCTAATGCCAcagctgtggaagagctggccAAGGAGGAGGAGTCTGGGCAGCCGAGTCCTGGTCTAACCGAAAGGGAGCAGGTTGCAGCACCTCAGAAGCCCACAACAGAGTGGGATAACACTGGTATCAAATTACAGATCGCCCCAGTCCCTAG AATATGCGGCTTGCCAGAAGCACAAGACCTGAAGCTGATCACTCCCGTGCGGCGCTCTGCCAGGATCGAGCGAGCTGCGGCCCGCTACCCGGAAATGCTGCAGGACCACGACGTCGTTGTGGCCTCTCTTGACGCGCTATTGGAGGCAGAAAAGGGAGATTGCTTTGTCTTCCGTGAGAATGAGGCTTTGCCTGTGACGCTAGGTTTTGAAATCCTTGAATCATGA